One genomic region from Phragmites australis chromosome 1, lpPhrAust1.1, whole genome shotgun sequence encodes:
- the LOC133889024 gene encoding protein MIZU-KUSSEI 1-like produces the protein MRSIMARSAHESSFSFSRRNFKWPVLAKSSSHGATAGGEEGFVKGSEADDEDEAAMAFSSSCPSFHSEDFVSPLPPKPSKQRKQKGRTAVSRLRAALAAAIAGRHRSVGLGARLTGTLYGHRRGHVHLAFQVDPRACPALLLELAAPTASLVREMASGLVRIALECDRAKRAFPSAAAMAGSHAGGGGRKLVEEKVWRACCNGKGCGYAVRRECAAADWRVLRALEPVSMGAGVIPAACGGGEGDVMYMRARFERVVGSRDSEAFYMMNPDSSTGNNGGPELSIYLLRV, from the coding sequence ATGAGGAGCATCATGGCAAGGAGCGCGCATGAGTCCTCCTTCTCTTTCTCCCGGAGGAACTTTAAGTGGCCGGTTCTTGCCAAGAGCAGCAGCCATGGCGCCACGGCCGGCGGGGAGGAAGGCTTCGTCAAGGGCTCGGAggccgacgacgaggatgaggcGGCCATGGCGTTCTCCTCGAGCTGCCCGTCGTTCCACTCGGAGGACTTCGTTTCCCCGCTGCCGCCCAAGCCGTCGAAGCAGCGCAAGCAGAAGGGCCGCACGGCGGTCTCGCGGCTGCGCGCGGCGCTGGCAGCGGCCATCGCCGGGCGGCACCGGTCTGTCGGGCTCGGCGCGCGGCTCACGGGCACGCTCTACGGCCACCGCCGCGGCCACGTCCACCTCGCGTTCCAGGTGGACCCGCGCGCGTGCCCCGCGCTGTTGCTGGAGCTGGCCGCGCCCACGGCGTCGCTGGTGCGCGAGATGGCCTCTGGCCTCGTGCGCATCGCGCTCGAGTGCGACCGCGCCAAGCGCGCCTTCCCGAGCGCCGCGGCTATGGCCGGCTCCCACGCCGGCGGCGGAGGTAGGAAGCtggtggaggagaaggtgtgGCGCGCGTGCTGCAACGGCAAGGGCTGCGGGTACGCGGTGCGGCGCGAGTGCGCCGCCGCGGACTGGCGGGTGCTGCGCGCGCTGGAGCCCGTGTCCATGGGCGCTGGGGTCATACCGGCcgcgtgcggcggcggcgagggagacGTCATGTACATGCGCGCGCGCTTCGAGCGCGTCGTGGGCTCCCGCGACTCGGAGGCGTTCTACATGATGAACCCGGACAGCAGCACCGGCAACAATGGCGGCCCGGAGCTTAGCATCTACCTCCTCAGAGTTTGA
- the LOC133916723 gene encoding probable isoprenylcysteine alpha-carbonyl methylesterase ICMEL2 isoform X1, with amino-acid sequence MGVSSFLNSTGAPKDKGCRGLEAPPTFAPHMLCSPRAPHASLVVTHSRSPAPASTSSFLGPTTSRPRRLPAPPSRTPPTRARPKANSNLPTARRHFAFAMRASVDEAGALLARSDSAGRRRHPASPVQSASPRPGGGLRRQSSSFRDDVGHAASETYLVSRLAFTLLRYLGIGYRWMSQLLALTIYAILLMPGFIQVGYYYFFSSQVHRSIVYGDQPRNRLDLYIPKDNSRPYPVVAFVTGGAWIIGYKAWGALLGRRLAERGIIVACIDYRNFPQGTIGDMVNDASQGISFVCNNIASYGGDPNQIYLMGQSAGAHIAACALMEQAVKESSGHPVSWSVTQIKAYFGLSGGYNIHNLVDHFNERGLHRSIFLSIMEGEESLSRYSPEIVAKKSSAETITLLPLIVLMHGTEDYSIPSSSSQTFVDVLQQAGAQARLLLYEGKTHTDIFLQDPLRGGRDPLVEDLLSVIHADDTIARQKISLAPTPRRLVFEWQLKLARRISPF; translated from the exons ATGGGAGTATCGAGCTTTTTGAACTCAACGGGAGCACCGAAAGATAAAGGATGCCGAGGCCTGGAAGCACCACCAACATTCGCTCCCCACATGTTGTGCTCGCCTCGCGCTCCCCACGCGTCCCTCGTCGTCACGCACTCGCGCTCCCCGGcccccgcctccacctcctccttttTAGGCCCCACCACCTCACGCCCCCGTCGGTTGCCCGCTCCACCGTCCCGAACCCCGCCCACCCGTGCCCGGCCGAAAGCCAATTCGAATCTCCCCACCGCGCGGCGGCACTTCGCCTTCGCAATGCGGGCCTCCGTCGACGAGGCGGGCGCGCTCCTCGCGCGGAGCGactccgccggccgccgccgccaccccgcGTCGCCCGTGCAGTCCGCGTCGCCGAGGCCCGGGGGCGGCCTGAGGCGGCAGTCGTCGTCGTTCCGCGACGACGTCGGGCACGCCGCCTCCGAGACGTACCTCGTCTCGCGCCTCGCCTTCACCCTCCTCCGGTATCTCGG GATAGGTTACCGGTGGATGTCACAACTTCTTGCCCTCACAATCTATGCAATTTTACTTATGCCAGGTTTTATACAAG TTGGATATTACTATTTCTTTTCAAGCCAGGTCCATAGAAGTATAGTATATGGAGACCAACCCAGAAACAG GTTGGATTTGTACATACCAAAAGATAACAGCAGACCCTATCCAGTGGTGGCCTTTGTAACTGGTGGGGCTTGGATTATTGG TTACAAAGCATGGGGTGCCCTTCTTGGAAGACGATTGGCTGAGAGAGGAATAATAGTTGCTTGCATTGATTACAG AAATTTCCCCCAAGGTACAATAGGCGACATGGTTAACGATGCTTCTCAGGGGATATCTTTTGTGTGTAACAATATCGCCAGTTATGGAGGAGATCCTAATCA GATCTACTTGATGGGTCAGTCAGCAGGTGCACATATTGCAGCATGTGCCCTCATGGAGCAGGCAGTAAAAGAATCTAGTGGGCATCCGGTTTCTTGGAGTGTTACTCAAATCAAAGCATACTTCGGTCTATCTGGAGG GTACAACATCCATAATTTGGTTGACCATTTTAATGAACGTGGTCTTCATCGTTCAATATTTCTCAG CATAATGGAAGGAGAGGAATCATTGTCACGTTATTCTCCTGAAATTGTTGCCAAGAAGTCAAGTGCTGAAACCATAACTCTTCTCCCTCTTATTGTTCTTATGCATGGAACTGAAGATTATTCAATACCATCATCTTCCAG TCAAACTTTTGTTGACGTCCTTCAACAAGCTGGTGCTCAAGCAAGGTTGCTGTTGTACGAAGGGAAAACACATACAGATATATTTTTACAG GACCCTCTTAGGGGCGGAAGAGATCCATTGGTTGAAGACCTCTTGTCTGTTATTCATGCTGACGATACAATTGCTCGGCAAAAGATTTCTTTGGCACCCACTCCAAGGCGCTTGGTTTTTGAGTGGCAATTAAAGTTGGCCCGTCGAATTAGTCCCTTCTAG
- the LOC133916723 gene encoding probable isoprenylcysteine alpha-carbonyl methylesterase ICMEL2 isoform X2, with amino-acid sequence MGVSSFLNSTGAPKDKGCRGLEAPPTFAPHMLCSPRAPHASLVVTHSRSPAPASTSSFLGPTTSRPRRLPAPPSRTPPTRARPKANSNLPTARRHFAFAMRASVDEAGALLARSDSAGRRRHPASPVQSASPRPGGGLRRQSSSFRDDVGHAASETYLVSRLAFTLLRYLGIGYRWMSQLLALTIYAILLMPGFIQVGYYYFFSSQVHRSIVYGDQPRNRLDLYIPKDNSRPYPVVAFVTGGAWIIGYKAWGALLGRRLAERGIIVACIDYRNFPQGTIGDMVNDASQGISFVCNNIASYGGDPNQIYLMGQSAGAHIAACALMEQAVKESSGHPVSWSVTQIKAYFGLSGGYNIHNLVDHFNERGLHRSIFLSIMEGEESLSRYSPEIVAKKSSAETITLLPLIVLMHGTEDYSIPSSSSQTFVDVLQQAGAQARLLLYEGKTHTDIFLQDPLRGGRDPLVEDLLSVIHADDTIARQKISLAPTPRRLVFEWQLKLARRISPF; translated from the exons ATGGGAGTATCGAGCTTTTTGAACTCAACGGGAGCACCGAAAGATAAAGGATGCCGAGGCCTGGAAGCACCACCAACATTCGCTCCCCACATGTTGTGCTCGCCTCGCGCTCCCCACGCGTCCCTCGTCGTCACGCACTCGCGCTCCCCGGcccccgcctccacctcctccttttTAGGCCCCACCACCTCACGCCCCCGTCGGTTGCCCGCTCCACCGTCCCGAACCCCGCCCACCCGTGCCCGGCCGAAAGCCAATTCGAATCTCCCCACCGCGCGGCGGCACTTCGCCTTCGCAATGCGGGCCTCCGTCGACGAGGCGGGCGCGCTCCTCGCGCGGAGCGactccgccggccgccgccgccaccccgcGTCGCCCGTGCAGTCCGCGTCGCCGAGGCCCGGGGGCGGCCTGAGGCGGCAGTCGTCGTCGTTCCGCGACGACGTCGGGCACGCCGCCTCCGAGACGTACCTCGTCTCGCGCCTCGCCTTCACCCTCCTCCGGTATCTCGG GATAGGTTACCGGTGGATGTCACAACTTCTTGCCCTCACAATCTATGCAATTTTACTTATGCCAGGTTTTATACAAG TTGGATATTACTATTTCTTTTCAAGCCAGGTCCATAGAAGTATAGTATATGGAGACCAACCCAGAAACAG GTTGGATTTGTACATACCAAAAGATAACAGCAGACCCTATCCAGTGGTGGCCTTTGTAACTGGTGGGGCTTGGATTATTGG TTACAAAGCATGGGGTGCCCTTCTTGGAAGACGATTGGCTGAGAGAGGAATAATAGTTGCTTGCATTGATTACAG AAATTTCCCCCAAGGTACAATAGGCGACATGGTTAACGATGCTTCTCAGGGGATATCTTTTGTGTGTAACAATATCGCCAGTTATGGAGGAGATCCTAATCA GATCTACTTGATGGGTCAGTCAGCAGGTGCACATATTGCAGCATGTGCCCTCATGGAGCAGGCAGTAAAAGAATCTAGTGGGCATCCGGTTTCTTGGAGTGTTACTCAAATCAAAGCATACTTCGGTCTATCTGGAGG GTACAACATCCATAATTTGGTTGACCATTTTAATGAACGTGGTCTTCATCGTTCAATATTTCTCAG CATAATGGAAGGAGAGGAATCATTGTCACGTTATTCTCCTGAAATTGTTGCCAAGAAGTCAAGTGCTGAAACCATAACTCTTCTCCCTCTTATTGTTCTTATGCATGGAACTGAAGATTATTCAATACCATCATCTTCCAG TCAAACTTTTGTTGACGTCCTTCAACAAGCTGGTGCTCAAGCAAGGTTGCTGTTGTACGAAGGGAAAACACATACAGATATATTTTTACAG GACCCTCTTAGGGGCGGAAGAGATCCATTGGTTGAAGACCTCTTGTCTGTTATTCATGCTGACGATACAATTGCTCGGCAAAAGATTTCTTTGGCACCCACTCCAAGGCGCTTGGTTTTTGAGTGGCAATTAAAGTTGGCCCGTCGAATTAGTCCCTTCTA g